TTTCCAGCAAGGCCATGAGCATCATGAATTCTTTCGTCAATGACATCTTCGAGAGAATTGCCGCTGAGGCCTCCCGTCTGGCCCACTACAACAAACGCTCAACCATCACCAGCAGAGAAATCCAGACTGCAGTCCGCCTTCTCCTGCCAGGTGAATTGGCCAAGCATGCTGTCTCTGAAGGTACCAAAGCTGTCACCAAGTACACCAGCAGCAAGTAAACTGCAGGGATATGTAGTTGACATAACCAAACGGCCCTTTTCAGGGCCACACAATTTTTTCGAAAAGCTACCATCATTACAATACGCAGTTACTGGTACATTAAATTTGTGTTCAATAGTCATGATTGTTTCACTATCAGAATGAGTACCCATCTTCACAGAAACTGAAATTACAACAGGCTGTCACATCtaagaataaaaaaagttcTGTCTCTATTACTGTACACCAATTACCTATTGATCTTCATTATTCAATATTATCGTAcaatttaatatatcaaaacagTGCAATCTACAATATGGTCATAAAATAATGAGCTAAACATTATCAGTGTCTGCTTTTTCAATCATGATTAAAGTCAATTTCACTGCCctatattttaatagttttaatcCTTTTCACCATAgcaatttaatatcatttcaacatgtaagataataaaaatacaattctgcagttttcaattaaaatttctgATTTCAATTACTTATTCTGTCATGTTTTAGACACTTACAAGAGAAATCAATGAGGGTTGGAGGATCAAATGAcatgaatatatttctttacattATCATTAAATCAATGCGCAATAACTGAcctatttaaatttaaacaatagtCATCTTCTGACATGTGAAATGTGGCTTACTTTAATATCATTCTTTGATTAGGCTAAGTGTAAAAGTGATTGTTCATAACACTCATGTGACTTCCAACCACTCTTATTTCGAGTGCATGTGGCAGGGGAAATGAATGCTAACTCATTACTAATGACAGGTAAAAGTGTAGTATGTCTCACAGAGTGTGTCGGTGTATTTCACAGCATTTGTGATAGAGGCATCTTTTCTAAAAGTTTGGTGGCCGTTAAAACGGCCGTTTGTTTGTTGTCAGTGCTGCAAGCACACAGGAGTGGCAGTTTAACCGCCGAATCCGTAGAGGGTACGTCCCTGTCTCTTCAGAGCGTAGACAACGTCCATGGCTGTGACGGTCTTTCTCTTGGCATGCTCTGTGTATGTGACTGCATCACGGATGACGTTCTCGAGGAAGACTTTCAAGACACCACGGGTTTCCTCGTAGATGAGTCCAGAGATACGTTTAACTCCACCTCTACGTGCAAGACGACGGATGGCAGGCTTGGTGATACCCTGGATGTTGTCTCGAAGAACTTTCCTGTGACGCTTGGCGCCCCCCTTTCCAAGTCCTTTTCCTCCTTTACCACGACCAGACATGTTTACGTTCAGTGAAGATGTACTGAGATGAACCTTGTTTCGCGATACCAAATTATATATAGCTTCAATTTACGACCCGTGAGAAGGCACCATACCTTGAAAAGTTCGGCAGTACAAACTAGGCGATTAGTAAAGTCAACGCTGATTGGCTAAGGTATAAACCCGCCTCGGGCCTTATCTGTTTTACATGGAATCCACATACACACATCTTACATATTTACTGTGTCGGTTTTCTTATCATAGTTTATActtaatttatatcattaacTGTTacgaaatattaaatatatatacatgtttatataagtGTACTGCACACCTGTACAATTCATCGAAAAGAATTAAATTGGTAATAAATGAATGTGcagtgtgtaaaaaaaaaaaaaaaccaaaacaaaacaaaacaaaacaaaaaaaagacaaaaagaaaaaaaacctgatcaACAGGATGTATCAAATGGAATGAGGCAAAAGATATGGTCAGAGCCAGTAGCTAAAATCTAAGAGACATTAACTGATTtcacaaaattaatgtaatttattCAAAAGACACAATATGATTCCTGTATTCCTTCTCCATAAAGGAACATACTcctattttaataataattagcAGATTGACCTTTAGGAACATCATGACTATGTTATAAATCCATAATATAAGAATGATAatggtatttacatttttgttataattaaagatatcttcttatttcttttttttaatgtacacatTTGTGTTAGTTTGAGTTTTGCTCGCAGTGGGACAGTTACCATTTATAGCAATAGTTTTGACAGTTTGTGATATATCAATTCACTGTTTCTCATGTTGTCCATTTGTTAAGAAAGTTTCCACTGAAATATACTTGTATtgctgtatttattttattcatgggATATATGTGTGCGTGTGTTTATGCGAGCCatcttacatatatttatttatagatgAATGCACGCTTATTCAATAATTAGAGTATCAATTGTATGTAATGTGAAGGCATCTTTTCTAAAGGTTTTGGTGGCCGTGAAAACGGCCGTTTTGAGTTTGTCAAGAGACAAAAGAGAATCTAAGCTCTCTCGCCACGGATACGTCTGGCAAGCTGGATATCTTTGGGCATGATGGTGACTCTCTTGGCGTGGATAGCGCACAAGTTGGTGTCCTCAAAGAGTCCGACAAGGTAGGCTTCGCTGGCTTCCTGGAGAGCCATGACGGCTGAACTCTGGAAACGCAGGTCGGTCTTGAAGTCCTGAGCAATCTCACGGACCAGACGCTGGAATGGCAGTTTCCTGATCAGCAGCTCTGTGCTTTTCTGGTATCTCCTGATCTCACGAAGAGCGACGGTTCCTGGCCTGTATCTGTGGGGTTTCTTGACGCCACCAGTTGCTGGAGCGCTCTTACGGGCTGCCTTGGTGGCCAGTTGTTTACGTGGAGCTTTACCTCCAGTAGATTTTCTTGCGGTCTGCTTGGTACGTGCCATCTTCGACGAGTGTCAAATGAATGAATGAGCCAGACGGTCCTCTGTATACACTTTATACCGAGTCGACGATTAACTGTCTGCTCTCCGATATCACAGCACCCCCACTAACGACAATCGCCATTGGTGATCTTGACCGAGAGAGGTGGTCAGCGATTAGTCGATAATAACCCGTTCCGATTGGCCAGGTGAAAAAATCATTTCGATCCGGCTTTTGCACAGAATTTGTGTACTCCGAAAAATATCGTCCGTGTACTTAGTGGAacaaaacttttattccaattatAACTAAAACTTATTTGATTTACATAAAGTATTAAACACCATCTATATTCTACAGGATGTAattgatactttaaaaaaagctaCAACCCATTAGAATATTGCACAACTTACATTCACTCAATATTTTAACCTATTGATTCTCTGGCATTAAAATGGGAATAGTATATGCTGAATGATCATCTGATATCTCAATTCAATTACAATAAACCCAGCatcataacccccccccccccccccaataaataaataagtaaataaagatATAGATTTATCAGAGAGAAACATAAAAGATCTATAGTTCAGAAGATCTACGCCATAtgcatttatatgttttatcattcatGATTTAGCTAAGTAACAAAAGAACTTACTTTTATAGTTTGATTTGCACAGAAATATCCGGGCATGTAAGTCCAAAACACTAGTTGTAATTGTAAATACAGACACAATGAGAGCCACTTGATTCTGGAAAGAGAGGGGTAAAAAATCTCAGGAAGACTGTATGTTTCAAAGTTCATCATGCAAACTATAAGgtgtagat
The nucleotide sequence above comes from Magallana gigas chromosome 2, xbMagGiga1.1, whole genome shotgun sequence. Encoded proteins:
- the LOC136272783 gene encoding histone H2B-like, producing MPPKVGSKGSKKAATKAKAQRTGDKKRRRRRRESYAIYIYKVLKQVHPDTGVSSKAMSIMNSFVNDIFERIAAEASRLAHYNKRSTITSREIQTAVRLLLPGELAKHAVSEGTKAVTKYTSSK
- the LOC136272784 gene encoding histone H4, whose amino-acid sequence is MSGRGKGGKGLGKGGAKRHRKVLRDNIQGITKPAIRRLARRGGVKRISGLIYEETRGVLKVFLENVIRDAVTYTEHAKRKTVTAMDVVYALKRQGRTLYGFGG
- the LOC136272781 gene encoding histone H3 is translated as MARTKQTARKSTGGKAPRKQLATKAARKSAPATGGVKKPHRYRPGTVALREIRRYQKSTELLIRKLPFQRLVREIAQDFKTDLRFQSSAVMALQEASEAYLVGLFEDTNLCAIHAKRVTIMPKDIQLARRIRGERA